The nucleotide sequence GGTGGCCTATAAGGGAACTCGTTATCACGGATGGCAGGTGCAGCCCAATGCTGTTACTGTTCAAGAGGAAATAGATAAGGCGCTTGCTACTATTTTGCGAAGAAAGATTGATACCATGGGCAGTGGTAGGACAGATACAGGGGTGCACGGTAAGCAGCAATATTTACATTTTGATAGTGAAGAGATTTTGGATAAGCGGACTTTTCTGAAGAAAGCCAATGCTGTTTTGCCCAAGGATATCAGTATTTATGACTTAAGGGAAGTGAAGGCTGAAGCCCATGCGCGGTTTGATGCTGTCTGGAGAAGTTACGAATACTATATCTCTTTGCGAAAAAATCCGTTTGAAGAAGAGTTGTCCTGGCAATGTTATTATTCACTGGACGTGGAGGCGATGAATGAGGCCGCTAAATTATTGCTCAAGTATAGGGATTTTGAGTGCTTTAGCAAGGTCAAAACAGAAGTCAATCATTTTGAATGCGAAATAAAAACGGCTTATTGGGAACAAAAAGACCAGCATTTGATTTTCCATATAACGGCAAACCGTTTTTTGAGAGGGATGGTACGGGCAATAGTAGGTACCTTAGTGGAAGTAGGTACCGGAAAGATGGACAAAGAAGGGTTTAGGGCGATTTTAGAAAGTAAAAGTCGGACAAAGGCGGGCGCAGCTGCTCCTGCCAGAGGTTTGTTCTTGAGTCGTGTGATTTATCCCGAAGAAATATTTATATAAACAGCAATAGATTTTGAGTCTAGACAAAGAAAATGTAAAAAGCGGAGATATCATTGATACCCAGGTGCTCCGCAAGTTATATAGGTTTGTATCGCCATATAGGGGGAGGTTTTTCTTTTTGATCTTCTTGACCGTTGCATTGGCTGCTTTGGCACCGACCAGGCCTCTTTTTATTCAAAAAGCCATAGATAATTACGTGGCCTATGGTGATAAAGAGGGCTTGATGTTTATCATCATGATTTTGGTGGGATTATTGGTGCTACAAGCTGCAGTACAGTTTGCCCATACTTATCTTTCGGGCTGGCTGGGGCAAGTGATCATCAAAGATATAAGGATCAAGCTTTATAAGCATTTATTGAAAATGCGCTTGAAGTTTTTTGATAATACCCCTATAGGTAGACTGGTGACCAGAAATATTTCGGATATAGAAACACTCTCCAATGTTTTCAGTGAGGGACTGGCTGCCATTATTGGGGACCTGCTACAGCTGGTTACCATTCTTAGTGTGATGTTCTGGGTAGACTGGAAGCTCACTTTGGTCAGCTTAAGTACCTTGCCTTTATTGATCATCTCCACTTATGTGTTCAAAGAAAAAGTGAAGGTGGCTTTTAATGAAGTTCGAAATGCCGTTTCCAACCTAAATTCATTTTTGCAGGAGCATATTACTGGGATGAATATTGTGCAGATTTTCAACCGTGAGGATGAGGAGTACAGGAAGTTTAAGGAAATCAATACGGAGCACAAAAAAGCGCATGTCAAGTCTGTATTGTATTATGCGATTTATTATCCGGTAGCAGAGATCATTCAGGCGGTAGGAATAGGCTTGGTCGTATGGTATGGGGCTACAGGGGTTTTTGGTTTGGACCTTAAAGTGGGAGTGTTGATTTCTTTCATTATGTATCTTCAATTATTTTTCCGTCCAATTAGGATGTTAGCGGATAGATTTAATACACTGCAGATGGGGGTAGTGAGTGCCTCGAGGATATTTAAATTGTTGGAGAGTGATGAGCACATTCCAAATGAAGGAAGATTGGTTCCGGAAAAGATCAAGGGCAATATTGAATTGGAAAAGGTCTGGTTTGCCTATAATGATGAAGAATGGGTGCTTAAGGATATCAATTTTAAGGTGAAACATGGAGAAACTGTTGCTTTGGTAGGGGCTACTGGTGCAGGTAAATCTTCTATCATTAACCTTATAAGTCGTTTTTACGATATCAACAAGGGAACGATTAAAGTGGACGGGACGGATATCAAGGAATATGAATTGGGGATATTAAGAAAGCATATAGGCGTGGTGTTACAGGATGTGTTCCTGTTTTCTGATACCATTTACTATAATATTACTTTGGGCAATGAGGATATTACACGAGAACAGGTGATGGAGGCTGCAGAGTTGGTTGGGGCAAGAAAATTCATTGAGCGTTTACCTGGAGGATTGGATTATAATGTCATGGAACGTGGTGCCACCCTTTCTGTAGGTCAAAGACAATTGATCTCATTTGTTCGTGCCATGGTTTACAATCCTGAGATTATAATCCTGGATGAAGCGACCTCTTCTGTAGATACAGAAACTGAAGAACTGATCCAAAATGCCATAGACAAGATGATGAAAGGTAGGACCTCCATCGTCATTGCCCATAGGCTATCGACCATACAAAAAGCGAATAATATCATTGTTTTGCATAAAGGGGAAATCAAGGAAATGGGAACCCACGAGTCCCTGCTTGAGAAGGAAGGCTATTATGCACAGTTGCACCAGATGCAATTAAAATCCATGGTCAGCTAAAATATGGGGGCCTGTTGATCAGTTATTGATGAATAGGAATTAATTTTGCACCGTTTGAATTAAAATACACTTACACTATTATGAAAAGATTATTGCTATTGGTCATCTTTAGCTTGCCTGTTATGGCCTTTGCTCAAGAACAATCTATTGGTTTGAGATTGGGTGAGCCTTTAAGTATTACTTACAAAACTTTTATTGAAGAAAAAATTTCCCTAGAAGCGATGATCGGTAGGGGGAGTTCCAATAGTTCATCCTATTACAGAAGAGTATTTGATAATAACAAGCCTGCTCCAGGATCATTTTATGTTAACCACAGCTCAGGAGGAGGCCTTTCCTTAAATGGCCGTGTGGCTTATCATGAGGACGTTACTTCAGAGTTTGATATTACTGAGGGCAAGCTTTTGGCTTATGGAGGCGCAGGCCTTCAGTTGAGAAGTGTTGGGGTGGAATATGCCTACTATGAAACACCAGATGCTGACATTTTGAGGTATGAAAGCAGAAATAATGTTGATTTTGGTCCTGAAGTGTTTGGCGGAGGAGAATATTATTTAGAAGAATTGCCGATTACCGTATTTGCAGAAATAGGTTTGATGATGGAGATTGTGGACAGGCCAGGTCATATCAAGTTGCAGGGCGGTTTGGGTGTCAGGTACCTTTTTTAGGAGTAAAGAGAAAAGAATAAAGTTAAAGTCCCTGCGATTGGTGACCTTATAAATTAATAATTCAATTATGAAAAAGGCGGCGATTGTCGTGGCGATAATAGGTTTGCTTGGGCTTGGAGCCTTTGCTTATTTGGGTGGATTTGAGGCCATACCGATAGAGAGCAAATCATTGGGGGAA is from Echinicola marina and encodes:
- the truA gene encoding tRNA pseudouridine(38-40) synthase TruA — its product is MKAQKRYFLEVAYKGTRYHGWQVQPNAVTVQEEIDKALATILRRKIDTMGSGRTDTGVHGKQQYLHFDSEEILDKRTFLKKANAVLPKDISIYDLREVKAEAHARFDAVWRSYEYYISLRKNPFEEELSWQCYYSLDVEAMNEAAKLLLKYRDFECFSKVKTEVNHFECEIKTAYWEQKDQHLIFHITANRFLRGMVRAIVGTLVEVGTGKMDKEGFRAILESKSRTKAGAAAPARGLFLSRVIYPEEIFI
- a CDS encoding ABC transporter ATP-binding protein, which gives rise to MSLDKENVKSGDIIDTQVLRKLYRFVSPYRGRFFFLIFLTVALAALAPTRPLFIQKAIDNYVAYGDKEGLMFIIMILVGLLVLQAAVQFAHTYLSGWLGQVIIKDIRIKLYKHLLKMRLKFFDNTPIGRLVTRNISDIETLSNVFSEGLAAIIGDLLQLVTILSVMFWVDWKLTLVSLSTLPLLIISTYVFKEKVKVAFNEVRNAVSNLNSFLQEHITGMNIVQIFNREDEEYRKFKEINTEHKKAHVKSVLYYAIYYPVAEIIQAVGIGLVVWYGATGVFGLDLKVGVLISFIMYLQLFFRPIRMLADRFNTLQMGVVSASRIFKLLESDEHIPNEGRLVPEKIKGNIELEKVWFAYNDEEWVLKDINFKVKHGETVALVGATGAGKSSIINLISRFYDINKGTIKVDGTDIKEYELGILRKHIGVVLQDVFLFSDTIYYNITLGNEDITREQVMEAAELVGARKFIERLPGGLDYNVMERGATLSVGQRQLISFVRAMVYNPEIIILDEATSSVDTETEELIQNAIDKMMKGRTSIVIAHRLSTIQKANNIIVLHKGEIKEMGTHESLLEKEGYYAQLHQMQLKSMVS